A stretch of DNA from Oryza brachyantha chromosome 4, ObraRS2, whole genome shotgun sequence:
TTGGCATATTGAGAATGGGGCCAAGCACGCTgaaaaatcacaacaaaataaaagttgatGAATTAATCGACCAGAGTAGAGGTCATAGCCACCTAGATATAGTATCTTGTAGCTTGTATGTATGAAGCCATTTGTGCTTCCATCAAAGTTGAGGCTACCAACTGATTGTGAAATACTAGTGATGTGTTAGAGCAGttgttttcttcttaattTTCAAGGAGCACATATGAAATAACGAATGCCAAAGACTATATCAAAGCATATAGTACACAAATCAACAAATGTTCCGACTCTGCCAGAGATCATTACTCATTAACACCTCACAGTGTTTTGCTTAGCTTAGTGGATTTTGTTAGTATTTCCCCTCTCAACATGGATTTTATTATCCAACGTTGAAAAGATAATTTTCAGCTTACATTTTTCACCTGCAGTTATACACATACAACTAAGTTTGATTTTGACTGTAGATACTTGATGGTGTACAGTACATACCTCCACAGAAGTGCAGATCGGGGTTTCCTTGTAGATGAGCGGTTGTTGCTGTCAAACGGTGTCATGCTTCCAGCTTGATGGCCCAACCCTTCAGATATGACATCTTTTATGCTGATGTTACTTGTGAAAGCATCACCTTCACCATTGTCATCCTCCCTCATTGAAACAAGAGTCATTCTGAGCATGCAAAGGAATGGCTGGTCACTATCCAGCAACTGATAAAGTGCAGTCATAACCCCCATACCAGGGCCAGAGCCCCCTCCAATACCTAAACCACCACCAAGTCCAGAATCATCTAACAGCAATGCCTGCAGCACTGCAACTGACTTCTTCACAAGTGGAAGTTCAACCCAAGTCCCATTTGAATCCTTCTCCAGAACAGACTTCCAAAATTCCCAACCAATTCCACCGCCACCAAATGTATCCAATTTGGATGGAATACCAACACCATACCACAAGCGGCTCCTGTACTTCCAACTGTCAGCAAGATCTGCAATGCAGCTCCCATAAGAAACAAATGCATGTCTGACAGATTCATAAGGttcagctgctgctgccgctgtaAGACGCTCCATCACAGCAGCAGAAATTTGTCCATTTGAATCAGCCATTGAAGTAAGCACCTGCTCGATCACAGTAAACAAGAATGAAAAGTGCATTCATATGAAGAAAAAGTTTGGACAACTTTCTGTTGGTGGTGATTTAAGCCAGGAAAGAACAGTGGATTCTATACACGCTCAACTGGTAACCAGAAATCTATTGAGAATTAAGATATTTCATTAATCAAGGAACTACAAATTTCATTAGCACTTCTCACTTTTGCATGCATTGTCATGCTGCCAACTATGTAAGCTTGTGTGTTatacagattctgaaaaatacatgaattCTCCTATGTTATCGCAtctttaatactttatttcgGAATTCCTATCCAGTAATATGGTATGGATCTTAATATATGAACCAATTAAGCAAATATCTCCTTCCATTCGCTATATTCTCTATgtagttctttttttaaaaaaaaaagagctctGGAGCAGTATTCACCATGCCAATTGTTTTCTCCTGTCACGTATGGTTAAAAACCAATGCAGAACAGGATAGCCTAAGTGACTTGTTCGTTGTATTCTCTGTgtagtttttcttatttaaaaaaaatagaagagagCAGTATTCACCATGCCAATTGTTTTCTCCTGTCACGTATGGTTAAAAACCAATGCAGAACATGATAGCCTATGTGActgaaaaaacataataagTGCATAGCCACACATTACATACATCTAATGGAAGGCCACCCGCATCAGTGGACAAAGATGACCGTCTTGTGGTCCCAGCATCTGTAGGCTCGTTACCACTTCTACACAATGAATTCGATCGACTGGAAGCAGACGAAGCGATTGAGGCAGAAGCGACAGCGCTATCAATTGAACTGGCTGTGCAAAACTGTTGACCTTGTGACCTCAGATGATCTTCTACAAGCATCAGAATAACTATTGCATTTTCCGCTAGTGCTACTGAAAGATGAGCAGCATTTTCCGCTTGTGTTTTTGCTTCTTCAGGAGATAAACCCTCAGCTGCAACACCAGCTGCAGCCGCAGCAATTACTTCAGTCTGTTGTATGGCAAGCAAAATGAAGACATTGCAGATGAGACTAACATAAACATGAAACAGTATCCATGCAAATGATGGAATTATCAAACTCAAATTTGTATCAACATGACAAACACAACTATCTTCAAATTAACATTAACAACAAAATGCAAAtgatagaaacaaacaccactGACATGGTAATTCACTTCTAGGTATCAATAGTTTTCGTTTGTGCAGAGTAAGCAGTAAGTAGTTAAAGCTACCAGTTTTAGTGTTCCGCCATTTTAAGTTTTCGACCATTACAGTACCAAAAACTTAGTGTAAGTTTATGCTGACCTTTTCTCGATTATTATCACCATTTAAGCCAGCCCAGGACCGAACTATACAACACATTACAAAAAATAAGTGCAGAAAGTAGCAAGAGCAAAAGTAAAACCCACAAAAATGGCTCACACATATACACAAAACATCTGTGCACAGAAAGTAAATCATAGTTTGTAGAGGAAAGTCCAACCACCTGGACTTGAAGCTCCCTGGCAGAAAAATCAAGCAAACCCCCTAGCAATCTCCTTTTTAAAATTGGCAATGATTCTTCGCGCCTAAAAAAAAGTGCTGCATTGTTATAGAAGGAGCAAGATAATAATGCAACAAGAAGAAGCATAAAATGGTTGCAGAGAAAATGACTGTCACTCTAAGCCAATTGCCCATTTCAGCTATAGAAGTCATCATGCATTTCCCTCACTAGCCTGcacacgagagagagagagagcacctGATCCTTTGGCCTCCGGTGCTAGATCCTCCAACCATCGAAAGCCACTCTGCACAATGAATTGTTGCCTCCACATCCTAAATTGTCACAACAAGATACAAGCATCATAAACACATAAAGAGAGGAAGGTTGGTTGGCTACAATGCAAAAGAGTTTCTGTAAAAAATGCTctacaagaaaagaaaaaaaaaacttgcctTCCATCCATCTTTTTGCCGCATCGAATGCTCCAACATGATAATCAAGAAATTGTGTATGAGGTCTTCAATATCACCAATGCTTATGCCATCAGCATTTTTCTTAGCACCCATCTACAATtagaaatttatgaattagaTCGATGGGTAGCGAATAGCACAAAATGTAGCCGATCGACCATTGAAACTTAGCATGATTCTTCTTGCAATATATTCTGATTTCAAAAATCCTGCAATGCTTACCTCATGATTATAAATCAAAACCTCCAAAATCCATTCTGGCCATTCTGCAATTGAGGTCATCGTGGTTCTATTCTCTGGATGACTGCAAGCCAAAAACAGAAGATCCTGAAATAATATAGAGGGAAAATTTGACAccataagaaaattaaataggtaAGGTTGCAAACAaggtttcagaaaaaaaaggaaagaattGGTAACTGCAACAGTACTGCCGAGCAAAAACTAAAGGCACAAAACAGTAGTAACACAGAGGTTGTATGTGGGCTGCAATAGAATTGAATATGATTGTGCAGCCATGTAGGTGTTTGGTTACATAGTTTAAGCCTTTAATACTTTAAGTACactctttgtttttccttgaGTCTTCAAAAAAAGGGTATATCCTTAGAAGgacaaggcaaaaaaaaattgtcactaAAAGTCACTTTagaagcatttttttaataaaaataatgtatatccttatcctaaaatcaaaagaaatattgtctagatttatcttgAATTCTTGATCACCTTCACAAAACCACAAAACAACCAGATCGgtgttttattttgtaacaaatactaatccaaaaatatcacgaggcaaaaaattcaaactacaTATAACATATACCATAAGAAACTATCATCGACATGACCACGAATCCTGGACAGATAAATTGCAAGATGATGGAAACCAACCTGTATAGCACGAGATTGGAATGACCTTGATGCATATGGAAGAGAACGGAGCAAGACAAGCAAAAGTTGAATATATTCAAAACGATGGCCACAATCATATAGGTTTAGATTTTCATCAACTGATGAAACATTAATCTGCATTAAAAATCACAACAACATCAAAACTGAAAACTTCAAATCATAAACAGGTAGGTAATAATTATATGGAAGAAACACTAATCTGCATTCAAGatcatattaatattagataattAGAGGCTACAGCCCATAATACGTAATCAAGCATGAAGCAATATGGTACTTATGCCACTCCAAATGGAATGGATAAGAAAAGGTAAAATATAACTACAAAATCCAGGCAAAACTGCGCACTCAACTAGGCAGAGACAATTAGCATTCATGCTTATTTTTACTTGAAATACCATAAAGCATGATCCAAGAAATGTTGTTGttattatagttttatttgaTGTGCTGTGACCAGTGTTAAGAAAAATGTCAGGTGATAAGGCCAACCATAAGGTAACTAAGTAATTTACTTTTAAGTTAACTAATTATACAAAATTCATTTAGTCCATgtcaaaaacatatacaaatatatagacAGCAAGTAAACAACATACCGCAGCAGAAATTAAAGCCATATAGACATTTACAGTCATAAGCCTCCTTGGGGCTGCTTGAAATGCTTTCTGCAGTGCAAATAGTAATAGCGACACTCTGTCTTCTGACATGGTATTTCCTTCCTCATGAACTGTCGTCAGAAGGCCACCGGGTAAATTTGGATTTGCAGCACTCGAGGCAAACTTTAGGTGACCTGATGCAACTAAAGCACCCATAATGTGAATGATTCCAACAACAATGCCATCACCTTTGTCAACATTATAAACATTATTCCGTACATTGTCAGCTGTAATTGAGAAGTTTATGCCACCCAAATTCTTTAGGAGCTGATTTTCAGAACTAGACAGCTTCCTTCCTATGCTTGAGCCCAAAATTTCACAAGGCACATCACTGGTGCTTGTTGCTTCCAGCTCAGTGTGTTCTTCGTGAAGGATGGATGCATGTTGTTCAACTGATTGAATTTGATCATCCTGGCTCTTTGCTTCACCACTAGCAGCTTTTGTGTCTGAATCATCATTCCTTTCAACATCATTTTCACTTAAAGGTGCATCAGAATTGTCCAAAGTGCGGTTGTTACCAGCTTTAGCTTCCCTCTGTAAAAGAACGAGAAGTGCTTCTACACCACCACTAGATATGAATGACTGAGCAAACATGTTGGCTCTTGAAACATTAGGCTGCACAATCAACCTATAGATGAGGTGCAACACCCTTGCAACCTGCTAACAAGGACGTTGTTCAGATCACAAGAAATAGCTTCAATATTGTCAGATAAGCCAGATAGATAAGATGATCCTACACtgcaacatttttgttttgtctttCATAAGCTCAGGGcaagtataaatatatcctAACGGAAAATAGTACACCACAGACAAGCTTTGAGAGCAAAGAGCTAATTTGCCATCAAATTTGTCACAGTTCAAGCTTTATGCTGTatggaaataaataaatcaaattgtaGTGTTACAGTTTTCAGTGTATATGCATCAGTGGACAGTATGTAGTACCATTATGATCAATTAATTCAAGAACATctgcataaaaatatgtagAAGGTTGGGTATTTCCATTCAAACAGGAGGAAACCGCAGAATGCATAGACTCCATCAGCAGGAGTGTAGTAATCAATGGCCAAATTACCTGATTAGGCTGTGGGCAATCAACAACAAATCCAATCAAACAGCGAACATCATCAGAAGCCGCTGTGGATGATGCTGATCCTAACAGAAGTTCAACAACAACCAAGAGTTCATCAATCAGAGCATTAATTTCACCCAAGGATCTCTTTGTTTCAGTAAGTGCAAGGTTATCGATTGAATTTGGTTCCCGAATCGCCCAGTAACACCTTCTGCAGCCATCAAGAAGCATTTGCAATGCATTTGCATCTCGCATGCAAGCAGACTCTGTAAATATCATGTCTGCAAGCGAGGACAGAAGCTTCTTCTGTAAACCATAAGTACATGAAATCCACATCTTCAGGTCCAGCAGCAAAGTACTGAAAAGCTGCACTTTAAGATCATGGTTGTTTCTTTGAGACTGGCACAAAGATACTATTGCATCAACTAGCTCCTCGCCGGTCActgcctccctctctctacTTTCCATCTTTGGAAATGCTTGCAATTGGTAGTGTAAAACACGTGACAAAATCTCTGGTGCACATGTCCGGCATAATTCTTCATTATTTCCAGGATGCTGAATAGCCAGGGAAATAATCCTGAAAATTGGGACAGAAAGAGAGGCAGTGCCAAGTGACAATTCACCAAGCATAGGTTCAAGACTATCCAGCTGTACATTGCTTATGGTCAATGGAAGTAAAGCCATTGGACCCCCAGAGGCTAAGGCCCATAAAGATTCCGCAGGGCGCACACGAGATGAAACATGAACCAAGCCAAGAACCTCTGCAGGCCTTCGATGAGTACCTAAATTTCAAAAGAATATATTATCACTAAAATCATGTATGTGACAAAACATGACCCGCTGCCACTAAGaataatatttgaaatttttcaacattcaatcaacacagtaacattacatcaaaaaataataacctGACATCATATCAGCAAGCAGTAGTGTGTATTaattatatcaaatattttgcaTGCCAAAATGGGTATAGATGGCTCAAGAGGGTGTGATCGCAAAGATTTGTCAACATTCGATAGTAACTATTGGCATTGAAGATATGATTAACCTGTACAATATGATTTCTTGGTAGAAACTACAGCTAATAGCTTGTTGCTTCCACCTCAttttttatactccctccatgtttttttacatgacgccgttgacttttggatctacgtttgaccgttcgtcttattcaaaaaaattattcaaatatgcaaaattataagtcatacttaaagttcctataataacaaatcaagttataacaaaataattaataattatatgtatatatatttgaataagacgaatggtcaaacttaaatATGTCACcggcatcatataaaaaaacatggagagAATACCTCTTATGTTTTGATATGGGAAAAGCCCTATTTTGGTCATTCAACTTTAGGATGCAATTTGAACTCGGAGTGAAACTTTTCAAGCATACTATTATGGACCAAATTGAGAAAATTGCTTGACCATCAAAACTTTTCAAATATACTATTTCTGGACCATAAAAGAAAGTTTCTGGACCACAATGGGGCCTTGAAAAGTTAAAGGTCCTAAGAATAATGAACCTTTTTTATTGGTTAAGGCACATAAGCTATATGGCTTTGAGCAATTGAGCataacaatttgttttgtccaACACAAGAATCATTTGTGCCCAATTATTTCAGATATAACCAGAGAGTGAAATAGTCCAGTGCTAGAAGCTAAATAATGTGTTCCAGTTTATgagtaatattatttatgtatctATACCTATTTCACTAAAACTGAAGGCATCAAGGATGCATAAATTTGACCAGAGTTAATTCCCTAAAACATAAAAAGTAATGTTAATGTGGGAAAAGTAGTAAATTAAGTAGAAAAAAGGGTAAAATGACACCAACCTGCTGAACCAGGAGGGGAGGCATCTGGACAAAATCGTCCATTCAGAAGACTAGGATGATAAAGAAGATGTAAGCATCCTCCTATCTGTTGGTTCAATGAAAAACTCTCTTCAGCCATGTTCTTAACATGGTCATTGGTTGCTCTCCATGGAGAGCCTGCACCATTTCCAAAACTGGGAAGTACATCTCCTCCGCGGGATGCCAGACGACCCATCCTTTCTTGCCCTATTGGCTCcctaaatatgtatataggtCCCATTTCTGCAAATAATGGgcattgccgccgccgcctctggaGGCCTGCAATAGTTGGTGGAGGATTCGTTCCAATGCAGCAAAATGCTAGTGGCTTTGAGATGCGTGGGAACTCAAAAGGGCGACTCTCATACAAGTTTCCATCAACATACAACCTCAATTCACTGTCACCCTTTCCAAGCAAACCATGCTTGTTTGTGTGCTCCAACCCAACGAAGTACCATCGCTGAGGTTTAAATGCATAAGTGAAGTGCAGAGAAGCTTTCTTACCCCTCACACCCCCACTCTCCACCACCAAGAACTGTCCATGGAAGTAAGCCTCCACACCCTGATTATCTGAAGAGAGAAAGCTGAAAAGTCTAGGCATGTGTGTTGTTCCTTCTCCTGCAAGAGCGCTGGCCGCAGCAGCTGCTGACATTGCCGATGATTTTCCAGATgttgctgcagctgctgcagcaaTGGCAGCTGCAGCTGTTGCTGTACTAAGTGTATCTGAGAATGATTCTATGTAAATCCAAGTAGCAAACCCGTAGCCATTAGAGAAGGGCCACCTGCTATCACCAGGGCCAAGCAAGCCAGAGCTCTCCCCATCAAACTCAAATGTCGCAGCAGGACCTCTTGTTTCCTCACTCCCCATAGCTTTCTCAAGTGCTAGCATCAGTGGCGTTGCCCAGCTTGTACCAAGCGCCTTTTTAACCAAACCAAGCCATGAATGCAAGTCCTTCACGCTAAGCGAGTGACCACCCAATAGTTGGATGCAATGGAGCAGTGGTGTTCCGTCCCAGCTACTGGTCCGGCCCGTTCCAATGAGCAGCTTCTCTGCAGACTCGAGGAGGATGGGTAGAAGGCCCGATGAAGAGCACATGGCACGATTGCGAGTGCAGGCACGGAGCGTGGCGTGAATGCCCACGGCTATACGAGTCCGCGGAGACGGCTCCTCACCGCAGGGGAGGTAAGGCAGGAGCTCCGCGGCAACAACGGCGGCTCTCGAGTTGAACATGATGCTTGGGGGAGCGCCGGTACCGGTCTTGTCTTCTACCTCGTCGAGGCCATCCGCGCCGCCCATGGTGCCAAGCAGCACGTCCACGACGGTGTGCGGTAACTCGCCCTGTTCCTCGGAGACCATTTCTCGGAGGCGGTCCACCCCGCCCGCAGCCCCGCCTCCGACCATGATCGCGTCGTCAACCGCCCGCACAACCTCCTGCGGGGCGTCCGATGGCACGCCCAGCGTCCGaggccttctcctcctcggcggcggaggcgacggctcCGACCGCGTCGGCGTCACCGCCACCGGCGTGCCCGTGCTCATACCCGGATCCAACTCCAGCTCCCTCTCCTCGGCACGCGCCTCGTCGGCGAGCGGGACCGCCGAGAGCTCCTCCTCGGAGTCCTGCCCGCGGGGCGGCTCCGGCGAGGGATCCAATGACTCGCGGGGGTCCTCCGCCATTGCTAGGGCTTTACGACATCCACCCAAAACACGAACAAAAGTCTCGGGAATAAAAATGCGGGCGGAATCGGTCAACGACAGTGAAAACCGCGAGCGATTGGAGGGCCAAGTGGGGGAGAAGAGAAGGGCAGGCGAGCAGCGCGCAATGCGATGGGCGTAGATCTGGAGAGATCGACGGGAGCGTTCGGGTGGGGGGTCTCTcctcgcggcgcggcggcggagagggaggTCGGTGGGATCAGCGGCGGTGCATGGCAAGATCCGAGAGGCggagtagagagagagagagagagagggaggatggGATGGACGAACGGAACGAAGAGGAGAGAGCAGGAAGGGTGGGGTGGAGCGGGTAGCGACTAGCGAGCAGTAGACGAcgtggcgcggccggcgggtTCACGGGTCGCGCCCTGCTTTCCAGTCTAGACCAGACTAGAGTCGGCTACGCGGAGTCGTGGCGTTTGGTGGCGCGGGCTTGGGCCTGCGCAGCGCACTGCGCCCGTCAAGGGAAGGTTCGGTTTGGGCCCGTTAAGGAAGCTGACTAACAGGCTGGGCCTGGTGGCCCATAGGACACAGACAAAGAAGTAGAGGACGCGCCAATGCAACAGCGGAATGCACGAAGTTTGTGTGACTGGACTCCTCCGACTTAGTGACTGACTTATGGGTCTAATGGTTATAAAGCTCAGGTATCAGTCTCTATATtaaggaaaaataaagttgcGAAATAGCATGAAAATGTCATGGGTAAAAGATATTTATCAAACGGTAAATAAGGCAGTATATAACGAAGGTCATGTTCAGAGGTTATATGAGTTTTTCTAAACAACATTCAGCTTTTAAAAATCTAGAGTCGTAGAATCcacaaataaacttaaagtcaaaaactagaaaatccagttttttttccaattttgaTAAGTTGGTTTTTCACCGATTGCTTCTTAAAATCTTTTCCCCTAAACATGGCCAAAAATAGATGCTAtctctttttaaaatttaacatcaTTAACCAGCTAAGTTTAATCATCAGTCTTATtcagaaaattaattattaatcttcttttaatttgttctataattttacatattactTGGTTTAGGTGCATATCGTGGATTCCCTGGTGAATCTGATAAGGTATTTTCCTTTCAAGAGAAGTTAGGagatgtttagattgagaaaaatttttggagaagtatcacgtcaaatgtttgatcggatgtcggaaggggttttcaggcacgaatgaaaaaacgaatttcacggccagcctagaaaccgcgagacgaatcttttgagcctaattaatccatcattatcacatgttggttactgtagcacttatagctaattatggaataattaggctcaaaagattcgtctcaagatttcttctataactgtgtaattagttttttggtttatctatatttaatgctttatttagatgtccaaaaattcgatacgatgttttttgaaaaaaaaaattaggaactaaacaaggccttaatccAACATGAATTCGCTTCAAGAGAAGTTTACAATGCAAGATCAACACGGAGCCACATATTTAAGCGCAGGGAGGCATGATGGAGCAGCAGCAATGCTGCCAGGAGTGCAGGACCAAACAATAAAAGAGAGGAGCGTACCACCTGCTTAATGCTTACAGCCAAAGGAAAGGTACAGCTCATCCGAGAACCGTTCACATGATTGCGATTCGCAAACTGAACGTTGCGATCAAAGGTAGTAGCCAGGATGCGACCTACTCCGGTGGATGTAacggggtgtttagattaaaaaaaattttggaagaagtgtcacgtcaaatatttgacccgATGTTGAttgaggttttcggacacgaatgaaaaaacgaaaaattttagaaagagTGTTACGTCAATGTAATGACGCTGAGTTCTACCTTGTCATATACTTGTCATATAGGATCAAATTGAAAAATCTTAAGTTAGGGTGTGTTtatattccaaaattttttcaacaAATATCAAGTCAGACGTTGACCAGATGTTGTAAGGAGTTTTTAGACACTaatgagaaaataaattacagatttcgccaaaaaactgcgagacgaatcttttgagtctaattaggctATGATCAgacataagtgttacagtaattaatatttactaatgatggattaattaggctcaaagattcgtctcataatttctcccataactatatacaattagttttttatttcatctatatttaatactttatttatgtgtccaaaaatttaatatgatgtttttagaaaactaGGGACTAACCGAGGCCTTAACTTGACGCTGCAAACCGATCACCGTCCAAAAGGCCACACTGGTTGGTGAGCTCGTGGCGACTTTAGCTGTACCTGACACACAACTCGGAAAGATCAGAAAAAGGGTAAGTCCGGATCAACGCGAGGACTGAGGGCACGTGCAAAGCTGTATTGCTGCAAGACCATTCTCATTTCACTGCGTGGTTTCTAGCATGCTATatcatgaaaatattattgagtagatgaataaaacaaatgatcttaatataaaatgttatcTAATGATTTTATAGGCTAActtatcatataaatattgcATCAAAATATACGATAGAAGTTGATTAAATATGTGTATGGTCTAGATAATTATGTATACCAAACTTTATTTCATAAAACTCAAATcctttctttatttataaattctaTACCacgttatttttttcatatatggcATATCATTTAATGAATTTGAAACTCTACGGAAATCACTGTTTTCACTGCGGAAGGCGGAAGCCCAGCAAGAACGCTGCTTCAGTCATGCAGAACTACAGAAATGTCAATTGCTTTGGATTCAGGCAATGCAATAGTAcagtaatttgaatttttttatcaaagaagACGACCTTGCTTGAACTGTGCAAGCTGACTTTCGTATCCTGAATGCTCGTTTAAACGATGGAATCTTCTTAATTGGTACTTCCCTATTACATGATAATTATCGTTTTGGATAAAATCTCATGGGTTTGATTAAAGATTATTCTATTGGAATAATTTTTATGACACAAAATTAAtagtattatatttatattcaaaagtggttttttatgactacacttttattttacataagtGATATGCTAATAAAATAAGATTTGATCGTTCTACCGAAACAAAACACGCAATCAAGCTGAGTACTGTTGTACCCATGTTTTATTACTATAGTACGAGTACCTGAGGaatctgtttatttattttctgctAGAAGTAGCATTCCAAGGGTCATTCAAGTCACAGATGGGCATAGGCAAGAgcgcttaattaattacaccCGGATGCTtaattaaagtaattttatactccttgaaaaatataggaagcgtcaattttttagtgtaaaatttgttaCCTTTTAATACCTAAGTTATCAAGAGACAttaaattttacgctaaaattttgttatctCTCCTACTAAataaccgtaaaattgctctcttAGTTAAGTACTTCCGGTCTGTGTCtctagttttttatttgtcttgtAATATAAGATGTAGCATGTATTAACTAGCTAcctctaaatttgatttaattttaatattttattattaaaacatCCAAACAcattatatgtatacatatatacaccaagactatataaaatatgacGTGGTTATAACTCTTTAACATCAATGACTTTTAGATACACGTTtagccataaaaaaattacacaattatcatttgtcttattgtATTTTATCTTATCTGCACAAATCTTTTCAGCATGATTTATGTCTtgaatatttacataat
This window harbors:
- the LOC102705339 gene encoding BEACH domain-containing protein C2, which codes for MAEDPRESLDPSPEPPRGQDSEEELSAVPLADEARAEERELELDPGMSTGTPVAVTPTRSEPSPPPPRRRRPRTLGVPSDAPQEVVRAVDDAIMVGGGAAGGVDRLREMVSEEQGELPHTVVDVLLGTMGGADGLDEVEDKTGTGAPPSIMFNSRAAVVAAELLPYLPCGEEPSPRTRIAVGIHATLRACTRNRAMCSSSGLLPILLESAEKLLIGTGRTSSWDGTPLLHCIQLLGGHSLSVKDLHSWLGLVKKALGTSWATPLMLALEKAMGSEETRGPAATFEFDGESSGLLGPGDSRWPFSNGYGFATWIYIESFSDTLSTATAAAAIAAAAAATSGKSSAMSAAAAASALAGEGTTHMPRLFSFLSSDNQGVEAYFHGQFLVVESGGVRGKKASLHFTYAFKPQRWYFVGLEHTNKHGLLGKGDSELRLYVDGNLYESRPFEFPRISKPLAFCCIGTNPPPTIAGLQRRRRQCPLFAEMGPIYIFREPIGQERMGRLASRGGDVLPSFGNGAGSPWRATNDHVKNMAEESFSLNQQIGGCLHLLYHPSLLNGRFCPDASPPGSAGTHRRPAEVLGLVHVSSRVRPAESLWALASGGPMALLPLTISNVQLDSLEPMLGELSLGTASLSVPIFRIISLAIQHPGNNEELCRTCAPEILSRVLHYQLQAFPKMESREREAVTGEELVDAIVSLCQSQRNNHDLKVQLFSTLLLDLKMWISCTYGLQKKLLSSLADMIFTESACMRDANALQMLLDGCRRCYWAIREPNSIDNLALTETKRSLGEINALIDELLVVVELLLGSASSTAASDDVRCLIGFVVDCPQPNQVARVLHLIYRLIVQPNVSRANMFAQSFISSGGVEALLVLLQREAKAGNNRTLDNSDAPLSENDVERNDDSDTKAASGEAKSQDDQIQSVEQHASILHEEHTELEATSTSDVPCEILGSSIGRKLSSSENQLLKNLGGINFSITADNVRNNVYNVDKGDGIVVGIIHIMGALVASGHLKFASSAANPNLPGGLLTTVHEEGNTMSEDRVSLLLFALQKAFQAAPRRLMTVNVYMALISAAINVSSVDENLNLYDCGHRFEYIQLLLVLLRSLPYASRSFQSRAIQDLLFLACSHPENRTTMTSIAEWPEWILEVLIYNHEMGAKKNADGISIGDIEDLIHNFLIIMLEHSMRQKDGWKDVEATIHCAEWLSMVGGSSTGGQRIRREESLPILKRRLLGGLLDFSARELQVQTEVIAAAAAGVAAEGLSPEEAKTQAENAAHLSVALAENAIVILMLVEDHLRSQGQQFCTASSIDSAVASASIASSASSRSNSLCRSGNEPTDAGTTRRSSLSTDAGGLPLDVLTSMADSNGQISAAVMERLTAAAAAEPYESVRHAFVSYGSCIADLADSWKYRSRLWYGVGIPSKLDTFGGGGIGWEFWKSVLEKDSNGTWVELPLVKKSVAVLQALLLDDSGLGGGLGIGGGSGPGMGVMTALYQLLDSDQPFLCMLRMTLVSMREDDNGEGDAFTSNISIKDVISEGLGHQAGSMTPFDSNNRSSTRKPRSALLWSVLGPILNMPINESKRQRVLVASSILYSEVWHAIGRDRSPLRKQYIELILPPFIAILRRWRPLLAGIHELTSSDGQNPLIADDRALAADALPIEAALSMVSPGWAAAFASPPVALALAMMAAGASGTETVTPPRNTLNRRDTSVPERKAASKLQSFSSFQKPIETAPNKPGSTAKDKAAVKAAALAATRDLERTAKIGSGRGLSAVAMATSGQRRSAGDIERAKRWNTSEAMSAAWMECLQSVDSKSVSGRDFSALSYKYVAILVAGFALARNLQRVEMERQTQADVLNRHRVSTGVRAWRHLLHCLTEMDRLYGPFGDPLCTPDRTFWKLDFTESSSRMRRFMKRNHKGSDHLGAAADYEERKLISNAVQSNECNPEGAEPSLTGALPSTAPIITAEAMSVDDRNEDNEQLESDTTQSSVDDRFQQADQHSVKGSVDSRGSGISADRNLVRSTVIAPGYVPSDADERIIVELPSLMVRPLKVVRGTFQVTSKRINFIIDESASESNMDDHASTSGQYDQQDKDRSWLISSLHQIYSRRYLLRRSALELFMVDRSNFFFDFGDMEARKNAYRAIVHTKPPNLNDIFLATQRAEQILKRTQLTERWANWEISNFEYLMELNTLAGRSYNDITQYPVFPWIIADYRSEMLNLDDPSTYRDLSKPIGALNPERLEKFQERYSTFEDPIIPKFHYGSHYSSAGTVLYYLFRVEPYTTLAIQLQGGKFDHADRMFSDLSGTWDSVLEDMSDVKELVPEMFYLPEVFTNINSIDFGTTQLGGKLDSVDLPPWAEDPVDFVHKHRKALESEHVSAHLHEWIDLIFGFKQRGKEAVMANNVFFYITYEGTVDIDKITDPVQRRAMQDQIAYFGQTPSQLLTIPHMRRKPLAEVLHLQTIFRNPSELKSYLLPNPDRCNVPASTMFVSNDSIVVVDANVPAAHVALHQWQPNTPDGQGTPFLFHHGRNAANSTSGALMRIFKGSSNSGEDCDFPRAIAFAASGICSSAVVAVTCDKEIITGGHADGSVKLISPEGAKTIETASGHVAPVTCLALSHDSNYLVTGSRDTTVILWRIHQTSSLHKKNAPEPPPPTPTTPRSPHSSSTSASNLTEMRRRRIEGPMHVLRGHLEEVTSCSVSPDLGLVVSSSSMSGVLLHSLRTGRLIRKLNVAEAHSVCLSSQGVILVWNESKKRLSTFTVNGLPIATSVLSPFCGRVSCIEISTDGHFALMGTCSSSNYKCEGNNETGHHEPSEQNGRDSISKQAETEQSVHVPSICFVDLHKLKVFHTMELGMGQDVTAIALNKENTNLLVSTADKQLIVFTDPALSLKVVDQMLRLGWEGDGLLQS